In Streptomyces seoulensis, the following are encoded in one genomic region:
- the gcvT gene encoding glycine cleavage system aminomethyltransferase GcvT — MSSTDAPTPRRTALDALHRSLGATMTDFAGWDMPLRYGSERDEHQAVRTRAGLFDLSHMGEITVTGPDAAALLNHALVGDLASVGVGRARYTMICRADGGILDDLIVYRLAEHEYMVVANASNAQVVLDALTERAAGFDAEVRDDRDAYALLAVQGPESPGILKAVTDADLDGLKYYAGLPGTVAGVPALIARTGYTGEDGFELFVKPEHAPQLWEALMAAGADAGLVPCGLSCRDTLRLEAGMPLYGHELTTELTPFDAGLGRVVKFGKEGDFVGREALTKAAERAEAQPPRVLVGLIAEGRRVPRAGYAVVADGKVIGEVTSGAPSPTLGRPLAIAYVDAAHAAPGSTGVGVDIRGSHEPYEVVALPFYKRAK; from the coding sequence ATGAGCAGCACCGACGCCCCCACCCCGCGCCGTACCGCCCTCGACGCCCTGCACCGCTCGCTCGGCGCGACGATGACCGACTTCGCCGGCTGGGACATGCCCCTGCGCTACGGCTCCGAGCGGGACGAGCACCAGGCGGTGCGCACCCGGGCCGGGCTGTTCGACCTCTCGCACATGGGTGAGATCACGGTGACCGGCCCCGACGCGGCCGCCCTGCTCAACCACGCCCTGGTCGGCGACCTCGCCTCGGTCGGCGTCGGCCGCGCCCGCTACACCATGATCTGCCGCGCCGACGGCGGCATCCTGGACGACCTGATCGTGTACCGGCTCGCCGAGCACGAGTACATGGTGGTGGCCAACGCCTCCAACGCCCAGGTCGTGCTGGACGCGCTGACCGAGCGCGCGGCCGGCTTCGACGCCGAGGTCCGCGACGACCGCGACGCCTACGCGCTGCTCGCCGTCCAGGGCCCGGAGTCCCCCGGCATCCTCAAGGCCGTCACCGACGCCGACCTCGACGGTCTGAAGTACTACGCCGGGCTGCCCGGCACGGTCGCGGGCGTCCCCGCGCTGATCGCCCGTACCGGCTACACCGGCGAGGACGGCTTCGAGCTGTTCGTGAAGCCCGAGCACGCGCCGCAGCTCTGGGAGGCGCTGATGGCGGCAGGCGCCGACGCCGGTCTGGTGCCGTGCGGGCTGTCCTGCCGGGACACCCTCCGCCTGGAGGCGGGCATGCCGCTGTACGGGCACGAGCTGACCACCGAGCTGACCCCGTTCGACGCCGGTCTCGGCCGCGTGGTGAAGTTCGGCAAGGAGGGCGACTTCGTCGGCCGCGAGGCGCTCACCAAGGCCGCCGAGCGCGCCGAGGCCCAGCCGCCGCGCGTCCTGGTCGGCCTGATCGCCGAGGGCCGCCGGGTGCCCCGCGCCGGGTACGCCGTCGTCGCGGACGGCAAGGTGATCGGCGAGGTCACCTCCGGTGCCCCCTCGCCCACCCTCGGCAGGCCGCTGGCCATCGCCTACGTCGACGCCGCGCACGCCGCCCCGGGCAGCACCGGTGTGGGCGTGGACATTCGGGGCAGCCACGAGCCGTACGAGGTCGTGGCGCTGCCCTTCTACAAGCGCGCCAAGTAG
- the gcvH gene encoding glycine cleavage system protein GcvH, whose translation MSNPQQLSYSKEHEWLSAAEGGASTVGITEHAANALGDVVFVQLPEVGAEVTAGESCGELESTKSVSELYSPVSGEITEVNQDVVDDPSLVNSEPFEGGWLFKVRVAGQPADLLTADEYTAYIAG comes from the coding sequence ATGAGCAACCCGCAGCAGTTGAGCTACAGCAAGGAGCACGAGTGGCTGTCGGCCGCCGAGGGCGGCGCGTCGACGGTCGGCATCACCGAGCACGCGGCCAACGCGCTCGGCGATGTGGTCTTCGTGCAGCTTCCCGAGGTCGGCGCCGAGGTCACCGCGGGCGAGTCGTGCGGCGAGCTGGAGTCCACCAAGTCGGTCTCCGAGCTGTACTCCCCCGTCTCCGGTGAGATCACCGAGGTCAACCAGGACGTCGTGGACGACCCGTCGCTGGTGAACTCCGAGCCCTTCGAGGGGGGCTGGCTGTTCAAGGTGCGCGTCGCCGGACAGCCCGCCGACCTGCTGACCGCCGACGAGTACACCGCCTACATCGCAGGCTGA
- a CDS encoding AAA family ATPase, which yields MNRTTVYATTTGIPVRQGPCAGSREQAKHPAPVVRDLRDRPGGGPRALRFGSRDLAVVTGLPGSGKSTLMRRAVPGRRVDSQDARDRWAARLPAALPYALYRPLVRLAHYAGLRRALASGEGVVVHDCGTQPWVRAWLAREARRRGGTLHLILLDVPPGTARHGQRERGRGVSRYAFRRHRGTTARLLDAVERGESPAGCGSVVLLDRASADGIERIEFAT from the coding sequence GTGAACAGAACCACGGTGTACGCCACGACCACCGGCATCCCGGTGCGGCAGGGGCCCTGCGCGGGCTCCCGGGAGCAGGCGAAGCACCCCGCTCCGGTCGTCCGCGACCTGCGCGACCGCCCCGGCGGCGGCCCCCGCGCCCTGCGCTTCGGCTCCCGGGACCTCGCCGTCGTCACCGGGCTGCCCGGCAGCGGCAAGTCCACCCTGATGCGCCGTGCGGTCCCCGGCCGCCGCGTCGACTCCCAGGACGCCCGCGACCGCTGGGCCGCCCGGCTGCCCGCCGCACTGCCCTACGCGCTCTACCGCCCGCTGGTCCGCCTCGCCCACTACGCGGGGCTGCGCCGCGCGCTGGCCTCCGGCGAGGGCGTCGTGGTGCACGACTGCGGCACCCAGCCCTGGGTGCGCGCCTGGCTAGCCCGCGAGGCCCGCCGCAGGGGCGGCACCCTGCACCTGATCCTGCTCGACGTGCCCCCCGGCACCGCCCGGCACGGCCAGCGCGAGCGCGGCCGAGGCGTCTCCCGGTACGCCTTCCGCCGCCACCGCGGCACCACCGCCCGCCTGTTGGACGCCGTCGAGCGCGGCGAGAGCCCCGCCGGCTGCGGCTCGGTCGTCCTGCTGGACCGCGCCTCGGCGGACGGCATCGAGCGGATCGAGTTCGCCACGTGA
- a CDS encoding enhanced serine sensitivity protein SseB C-terminal domain-containing protein produces the protein MLRQVTPGRYDAYEALLRALATPSSGQIWMLLWHGQSGSPDAQYGRMEVDDFGYAPCVTSAQELSASGWSRSYEVVDSLDVARTLYPERYGLWLNPHAPGGGVGIPWLDLRRIATGLDRQPAGPLRLSEPAIEVPQFYAVLAQNAHRTPALRSLRRAWVQPALGAPYLALGLDVYDSTPAAVDSVRAMMQQSVGAVPEGLPVSTVAMTDDFDPVVLWMRANSRPFYDREAHGAVAPVGGAY, from the coding sequence ATGCTGCGCCAGGTCACTCCCGGACGCTACGACGCCTACGAGGCACTGCTCCGCGCCCTCGCCACCCCTTCGTCCGGCCAGATCTGGATGCTGCTGTGGCACGGCCAGTCCGGCTCCCCGGACGCGCAGTACGGGCGGATGGAGGTCGACGACTTCGGCTACGCGCCCTGCGTGACCTCCGCCCAGGAGCTCTCCGCCAGCGGCTGGAGCCGGTCCTACGAGGTGGTCGACAGCCTCGACGTCGCCCGCACCCTGTACCCGGAGCGGTACGGCCTCTGGCTCAACCCGCACGCCCCCGGCGGCGGCGTCGGCATCCCCTGGCTGGACCTGCGCCGCATCGCCACCGGCCTCGACCGCCAGCCCGCAGGACCCCTGCGGCTGTCCGAACCAGCCATCGAGGTACCGCAGTTCTACGCCGTGCTCGCGCAGAACGCCCACCGCACCCCGGCCCTGCGCTCCCTGCGCCGCGCCTGGGTCCAGCCCGCCCTCGGCGCCCCCTACCTCGCCCTCGGCCTCGACGTGTACGACTCGACCCCGGCCGCGGTGGACTCCGTCCGCGCGATGATGCAGCAGTCGGTCGGCGCGGTCCCCGAGGGCCTGCCCGTCTCCACGGTCGCCATGACCGACGACTTCGACCCCGTCGTCCTCTGGATGCGCGCCAACTCCCGCCCGTTCTACGACCGCGAGGCCCACGGGGCGGTGGCGCCGGTGGGCGGGGCGTACTGA
- a CDS encoding ABC transporter permease, protein MTAPIETTGAEAEVQPEAVLDGAGKGRIEGRSLGQIAWSRFKKDKAAVAGGVIVILLVLMAVLARPIQAAFGLDPNAFHQDLIDPNTSLPKGAWGGMSLDHPLGVDPKFGRDTATRILEGSWVSLVVAFGATILSNVIGAILGVVAGYYGGRVDSVISRLMDTFLAFPLLLFAIAISATLQGGAFGLTGLPLHLSVLIFVIGFFNWPYLGRIVRGQTLALREREFVDASRGMGAKGPYILFRELMPNLVGPIIVYSTLLIPTNILFEASLSFLGVGIQPPQASWGGMLRDAVNFYQVDPQYMIVPGLAIFLTVLAFNLLGDGLRDALDPRSR, encoded by the coding sequence GTGACCGCACCGATCGAGACCACCGGAGCCGAAGCCGAGGTACAGCCCGAGGCTGTGCTCGACGGCGCCGGCAAGGGACGGATCGAGGGTCGTTCTCTCGGGCAGATCGCCTGGTCCCGTTTCAAGAAGGACAAGGCGGCCGTCGCCGGAGGTGTCATCGTCATCCTCCTGGTCCTGATGGCGGTCCTCGCCCGGCCGATCCAGGCCGCCTTCGGGCTCGACCCCAACGCGTTCCACCAGGACCTGATCGACCCCAACACCTCTCTGCCCAAGGGTGCTTGGGGCGGTATGAGCCTCGACCACCCGCTCGGCGTGGACCCGAAGTTCGGCCGTGACACCGCCACCCGCATCCTCGAGGGCTCCTGGGTGTCGCTGGTGGTCGCCTTCGGCGCCACCATCCTGTCCAACGTGATCGGCGCGATCCTCGGTGTGGTCGCGGGCTACTACGGCGGCCGGGTCGACTCGGTCATCAGCCGCCTGATGGACACCTTCCTCGCCTTCCCGCTGCTTCTCTTCGCCATCGCGATCTCGGCCACCCTCCAGGGCGGCGCGTTCGGCCTCACCGGCCTGCCGCTGCACCTGAGCGTGCTGATCTTCGTCATCGGCTTCTTCAACTGGCCCTACCTGGGCCGGATCGTGCGCGGTCAGACCCTCGCCCTCCGGGAGCGCGAGTTCGTCGACGCCTCGCGCGGCATGGGCGCCAAGGGCCCGTACATCCTCTTCCGCGAGCTGATGCCGAACCTGGTCGGCCCGATCATCGTCTACTCGACGCTGCTGATCCCGACCAACATCCTCTTCGAGGCGTCCCTGAGCTTCCTCGGCGTCGGCATCCAGCCCCCGCAGGCATCCTGGGGCGGCATGCTCCGCGACGCGGTGAACTTCTACCAGGTCGATCCGCAGTACATGATCGTTCCCGGTCTCGCCATCTTCCTGACCGTCCTGGCGTTCAACCTGCTGGGCGACGGTCTCCGCGATGCTCTCGACCCGCGCAGCCGCTGA
- a CDS encoding enhanced serine sensitivity protein SseB → MDFPADLPADFPAQAHPHPHGGWPGNELEEVLSASLGIPAAGARVIEVLARAFVWIPLPNGGGPHSGPLDLPTVELDGQVYVPVFSSEEQFRQSPGGHLPHTVAPAVEFARGLPPQAGIVINPGGVVGLPLPPDAVAALCRAGGSPLDGPASGGRVRLFEPDWQEDPVDFLAAASAEFAATGAVVSARRCLAVIETADPVLFVGVELAHLEGDARALPLDALGKALGRAPAPWPVNLVLLDATQDPVADWLRMNVRPFYQFGH, encoded by the coding sequence ATGGACTTCCCGGCGGACCTTCCCGCGGACTTCCCGGCACAGGCACACCCCCACCCGCACGGCGGTTGGCCCGGCAACGAACTGGAGGAGGTCCTCTCGGCCTCCCTCGGCATACCCGCGGCCGGCGCCCGGGTCATCGAGGTGCTGGCCCGCGCCTTCGTCTGGATACCCCTGCCCAACGGCGGCGGCCCGCACAGCGGTCCGCTCGACCTGCCCACCGTCGAACTCGACGGCCAGGTGTACGTCCCGGTGTTCAGCTCCGAGGAGCAGTTCCGGCAGTCGCCCGGCGGACACCTCCCGCACACCGTCGCCCCCGCCGTGGAGTTCGCGCGCGGACTGCCGCCGCAGGCGGGCATCGTCATCAACCCCGGCGGCGTGGTCGGACTCCCGCTGCCGCCCGACGCGGTGGCCGCGCTGTGCCGGGCCGGGGGCTCCCCGCTGGACGGCCCGGCCTCCGGCGGCCGGGTGCGGCTCTTCGAGCCCGACTGGCAGGAGGACCCGGTGGACTTCCTGGCCGCCGCCTCCGCCGAGTTCGCCGCGACCGGCGCGGTCGTCAGCGCCCGGCGCTGCCTCGCCGTCATCGAGACCGCGGACCCGGTGCTCTTCGTCGGCGTCGAACTCGCCCACCTCGAGGGCGACGCGCGGGCGCTCCCGCTGGACGCCCTCGGCAAGGCACTCGGCCGCGCCCCGGCCCCCTGGCCCGTCAACCTCGTCCTCCTGGACGCCACCCAGGACCCGGTGGCCGACTGGCTGAGGATGAACGTGCGCCCCTTCTACCAGTTCGGTCACTGA
- a CDS encoding L-serine ammonia-lyase codes for MAVSVFDLFSIGIGPSSSHTVGPMRAARMFARRLRNEGLLDPVAAVRCELYGSLGATGHGHGTPKAVLLGLEGASPRTVDVEGADARVEAIRAAGRLSLLGEHEIPFSYDDDLVLHRRETLPYHANGMTLWAYDASGAELLTKTYYSVGGGFVVDEEAVGADRIKLDDTVLKYPFRTGDELLRLTKETGLSISALMLENERAWRTEDEIRTGLLEIWRVMRECVARGMSREGILPGGLKVRRRAAMSARQLRAEGNALAHAMEWITLYAMAVNEENAAGGRVVTAPTNGAAGIIPAVLHYYMDFVPGADEEGVVRFLLAAGAIGMLFKENASISGAEVGCQGEVGSACSMAAGALAEVLGGSPEQVENAAEIGMEHNLGLTCDPVGGLVQIPCIERNGMASVKAVTAAKMAMRGDGSHKVSLDKVIKTMKETGADMSVKYKETARGGLAVNIIEC; via the coding sequence GTGGCCGTCTCGGTCTTCGACCTGTTCTCGATCGGCATCGGCCCGTCCAGCTCCCACACGGTCGGCCCGATGCGCGCGGCGCGCATGTTCGCCCGCCGGCTGCGCAACGAGGGCCTGCTGGACCCCGTCGCCGCCGTCCGCTGCGAGCTGTACGGCTCGCTCGGCGCCACCGGCCACGGCCACGGCACCCCCAAGGCGGTGCTGCTCGGCCTGGAGGGCGCCTCCCCGCGCACGGTGGACGTGGAGGGCGCCGACGCCCGCGTCGAGGCGATCCGCGCGGCGGGCCGGCTCAGCCTGCTCGGCGAGCACGAGATCCCCTTCTCCTACGACGACGATCTGGTCCTGCACCGCCGCGAGACCCTGCCGTACCACGCCAACGGCATGACGCTCTGGGCGTACGACGCCTCGGGCGCGGAGCTGCTGACCAAGACGTACTACTCGGTCGGCGGCGGCTTCGTCGTGGACGAGGAAGCGGTCGGCGCGGACCGGATCAAGCTGGACGACACGGTGCTGAAGTACCCCTTCCGCACCGGTGACGAGCTGCTCCGCCTCACCAAGGAGACCGGCCTGTCGATCTCCGCGCTGATGCTGGAGAACGAGCGGGCCTGGCGCACCGAGGACGAGATCCGCACCGGTCTGCTGGAGATCTGGCGGGTGATGCGCGAGTGCGTGGCCCGGGGCATGTCCCGCGAGGGCATCCTGCCGGGCGGCCTGAAGGTCCGCCGCCGCGCCGCCATGTCCGCCCGCCAGCTCCGCGCCGAGGGCAACGCGCTGGCGCACGCCATGGAGTGGATCACCCTCTACGCGATGGCGGTGAACGAGGAGAACGCGGCGGGCGGCCGCGTGGTCACCGCGCCCACCAACGGCGCGGCCGGCATCATCCCGGCGGTGCTGCACTACTACATGGACTTCGTGCCCGGCGCGGACGAGGAGGGCGTGGTCCGCTTCCTGCTGGCGGCCGGCGCGATAGGGATGCTCTTCAAGGAGAACGCCTCCATCTCCGGCGCCGAGGTCGGCTGCCAGGGCGAGGTGGGCTCCGCCTGCTCCATGGCGGCGGGCGCGCTCGCCGAGGTGCTCGGCGGCTCCCCCGAGCAGGTGGAGAACGCCGCCGAGATCGGCATGGAACACAACCTGGGCCTGACCTGCGACCCCGTCGGCGGCCTCGTCCAGATCCCGTGCATCGAGCGCAACGGCATGGCCTCCGTCAAGGCCGTCACCGCCGCCAAGATGGCCATGCGCGGCGACGGCTCCCACAAGGTCTCCCTCGACAAGGTCATCAAGACCATGAAGGAGACGGGCGCGGACATGTCCGTGAAGTACAAGGAGACGGCGCGGGGCGGGCTCGCGGTGAACATCATCGAGTGCTAG
- the glyA gene encoding serine hydroxymethyltransferase — MTDVLNTPLHELDPEIAAAVDAELRRQQSTLEMIASENFAPLAVMEAQGSVLTNKYAEGYPGRRYYGGCEHVDVAEQIAIDRLKELFGAEYANVQPHSGASANQAALFALAQPGDTILGLDLAHGGHLTHGMRLNFSGKQFDVVAYHVDGETGLVDMAEVERLAKEHRPKVIIAGWSAYPRQLDFAEFRRIADEAGAYLWVDMAHFAGLVAAGLHPNPVEHADVVTSTTHKTLGGPRGGIILAKKDFAKKLNSSVFPGFQGGPLEHVIAAKAVSFKVAASEGFKERQRRTVEGARILAERLTAPDAREAGVNVLSGGTDVHLILVDLRESELDGQQAEDRLHEVGITVNRNAVPNDPRPPMVTSGLRVGTPALATRGFTAEDFAEVADVIAETLKPSYDASALAARVRVLADKHPLYPALGE; from the coding sequence ATGACTGACGTCCTGAACACGCCCCTGCACGAGCTGGACCCGGAGATCGCCGCCGCGGTCGACGCCGAGCTGCGCCGCCAGCAGTCGACCCTGGAGATGATCGCCTCCGAGAACTTCGCACCGCTCGCGGTGATGGAGGCGCAGGGGTCGGTCCTGACCAACAAGTATGCCGAGGGCTACCCGGGCCGCCGCTACTACGGCGGCTGCGAGCACGTCGACGTGGCCGAGCAGATCGCCATCGACCGGCTCAAGGAGCTGTTCGGCGCCGAGTACGCCAACGTCCAGCCGCACTCGGGCGCCTCCGCGAACCAGGCGGCGCTGTTCGCGCTGGCCCAGCCCGGCGACACCATCCTCGGGCTCGACCTGGCGCACGGCGGCCACCTCACCCACGGGATGCGGCTGAACTTCTCGGGCAAGCAGTTCGACGTGGTCGCGTACCACGTGGACGGCGAGACCGGTCTGGTCGACATGGCCGAGGTCGAGCGCCTCGCCAAGGAGCACCGCCCGAAGGTGATCATCGCGGGCTGGTCGGCGTACCCCCGGCAGCTCGACTTCGCCGAGTTCCGGCGGATCGCGGACGAGGCCGGTGCCTACCTGTGGGTGGACATGGCGCACTTCGCCGGTCTGGTCGCGGCGGGGCTGCACCCGAACCCGGTCGAGCACGCGGACGTGGTGACCTCCACCACGCACAAGACGCTCGGCGGCCCGCGCGGCGGCATCATCCTGGCCAAGAAGGACTTCGCCAAGAAGCTGAACTCCTCGGTCTTCCCCGGTTTCCAGGGCGGCCCGCTGGAGCACGTGATCGCCGCCAAGGCGGTCTCCTTCAAGGTCGCGGCCTCGGAGGGCTTCAAGGAGCGCCAGCGTCGTACCGTGGAGGGTGCCCGTATCCTCGCCGAGCGGCTGACCGCGCCGGACGCCCGCGAGGCCGGGGTGAACGTGCTCTCCGGCGGCACGGACGTGCACCTGATCCTGGTGGACCTGCGTGAGTCGGAGCTGGACGGGCAGCAGGCCGAGGACCGGCTCCACGAGGTCGGCATCACGGTCAACCGCAACGCGGTCCCGAACGACCCGCGCCCGCCGATGGTCACCTCGGGCCTGCGGGTCGGTACGCCCGCCCTCGCCACCCGCGGCTTCACCGCCGAGGACTTCGCCGAGGTCGCGGACGTGATCGCCGAGACGCTGAAGCCGTCCTACGACGCCTCGGCGCTCGCGGCCCGGGTGCGGGTGCTGGCGGACAAGCACCCGCTGTATCCGGCGCTGGGCGAGTAG
- a CDS encoding flavin reductase family protein, which produces MRTDFDPSAMAPHAFYRLLTSVVVPRPIAWVSTVPKDRPDRPNLAPHSFFSVSCVQPPIVQFTSVTRKDSLRNVEETGQFVVNLAPEGLFKEINDTGTDFPSDVSEFGAVGLEPEPSLRVKPPRVAASPAALECELHSLLTLGDSTVVFGRVVHAVVSEEALAKDGLPDIERLRPLSRLGRDEWGTLGKVLEKPRIRWRDWQRGERS; this is translated from the coding sequence ATGCGTACCGACTTCGATCCCTCGGCCATGGCCCCGCACGCGTTCTACCGGCTGCTCACCTCGGTGGTGGTGCCGCGGCCGATCGCGTGGGTGTCCACCGTGCCGAAGGACCGTCCGGACCGGCCGAACCTGGCGCCGCACTCGTTCTTCTCGGTGTCCTGTGTGCAGCCGCCGATCGTGCAGTTCACCTCGGTGACCCGCAAGGACTCGCTGCGGAACGTGGAGGAGACCGGGCAGTTCGTGGTCAACCTCGCGCCCGAGGGGCTGTTCAAGGAGATCAACGACACCGGGACGGACTTCCCGTCCGACGTCAGTGAGTTCGGGGCGGTGGGGCTGGAGCCCGAGCCCTCGCTGCGGGTGAAGCCGCCCCGGGTCGCGGCCTCCCCGGCGGCGCTGGAGTGCGAGCTGCACAGCCTGCTGACGCTGGGCGACTCCACGGTGGTGTTCGGCCGGGTGGTCCACGCGGTGGTCAGCGAGGAGGCGCTCGCGAAGGACGGGCTCCCGGACATCGAGCGGCTGCGCCCGCTGTCCCGGCTGGGCCGCGACGAGTGGGGCACGCTCGGCAAGGTGCTGGAGAAGCCCCGCATCCGCTGGCGCGACTGGCAGCGGGGCGAGCGCAGCTGA